A genome region from Triticum urartu cultivar G1812 unplaced genomic scaffold, Tu2.1 TuUngrouped_contig_7442, whole genome shotgun sequence includes the following:
- the LOC125531542 gene encoding BTB/POZ and MATH domain-containing protein 2-like isoform X1 — protein MLPCDATLVCCGKALVLHMDFATADSTCIFAVTNYSFIKETGLGNFLRSHAFQVGGYDWSVRFYPQGINAESQNHISILGELMSENAEVSAIFCYRLISPGGQCTEWTQTGVLNLSSAEGKYRMGGWEKVTGKTLLEAEYVEFDRFLIEFSITVMKDPLVTCSDLLSPQVKLPPPELSTDFADLLESKEWADVTFCVQGEAFPAHRVVLAARSQVFRAQLCGPMMEKDGSSVIVEDMLPDVFRALIHFVYTDCLVLPFDGFDDEDRKEIVRHLLEAVDRYAIEKLKLICEATLCSCLDVQTVATTYALADQHQCNDLKQACLKFMASPTILGEVMASQDYENLKRKSSSTALEILESVCKLPKI, from the exons ATGCTACCCTGTGATGCAACTCTTGTTTGCTGCGGGAAG GCACTTGTATTGCACATGGACTTCGCAACTGCAGACTCGACCTGCATCTTCGCGGTTACTAACTATAGTTTCATCAAGGAAACTGGATTGGGCAATTTTCTAAGGTCCCATGCCTTCCAAGTTGGTGGGTATGACTGGTCAGTTAGATTCTACCCACAAGGAATCAATGCTGAAAGCCAAAACCACATCTCTATTCTTGGTGAGCTTATGAGCGAAAATGCAGAAGTCAGTGCAATATTTTGCTATCGTTTGATCTCCCCAGGAGGACAATGCACAGAGTGGACTCAAACCGGAGTGTTAAACTTATCTAGTGCAGAAGGAAAATATAGGATGGGAGGGTGGGAGAAGGTCACGGGGAAAACTTTGCTTGAAGCAGAATATGTGGAATTTGACCGCTTCTTGATTGAATTTTCCATCACTGTTATGAAAGATCCACTGGTGACTTGCAGTGACTTATTATCACCCCAAGTGAAGCTGCCACCACCAGAACTGTCAACTGATTTTGCAGATCTTCTAGAGTCAAAAGAATGGGCGGACGTGACCTTCTGCGTCCAAGGTGAAGCATTTCCTGCACATAGGGTAGTGCTCGCGGCAAGGTCACAGGTGTTTAGGGCGCAGCTCTGTGGACCAATGATGGAGAAAGACGGGTCATCCGTAATCGTGGAAGATATGTTACCTGACGTTTTTAGGGCTCTCATACATTTTGTGTACACAGACTGCTTGGTGCTTCCTTTCGACGGTTTTGATGACGAGGACAGAAAAGAGATTGTACGCCACTTACTCGAGGCTGTGGATCGCTACGCAATTGAAAAGTTGAAGCTCATATGTGAGGCTACTCTTTGCAGCTGTCTTGATGTACAAACAGTGGCAACTACATATGCGCTAGCTGATCAACATCAGTGTAATGATCTCAAACAGGCTTGCCTCAAATTTATGGCATCTCCAACAATACTTGGTGAAGTAATGGCGAGCCAAGACTATGAAAACCTCAAGAGAAAGAGTTCTAGTACAGCATTGGAGATTTTAGAGAGCGTTTGTAAGCTCCCAAAGATCTAG
- the LOC125531542 gene encoding BTB/POZ and MATH domain-containing protein 2-like isoform X2, with amino-acid sequence MDFATADSTCIFAVTNYSFIKETGLGNFLRSHAFQVGGYDWSVRFYPQGINAESQNHISILGELMSENAEVSAIFCYRLISPGGQCTEWTQTGVLNLSSAEGKYRMGGWEKVTGKTLLEAEYVEFDRFLIEFSITVMKDPLVTCSDLLSPQVKLPPPELSTDFADLLESKEWADVTFCVQGEAFPAHRVVLAARSQVFRAQLCGPMMEKDGSSVIVEDMLPDVFRALIHFVYTDCLVLPFDGFDDEDRKEIVRHLLEAVDRYAIEKLKLICEATLCSCLDVQTVATTYALADQHQCNDLKQACLKFMASPTILGEVMASQDYENLKRKSSSTALEILESVCKLPKI; translated from the coding sequence ATGGACTTCGCAACTGCAGACTCGACCTGCATCTTCGCGGTTACTAACTATAGTTTCATCAAGGAAACTGGATTGGGCAATTTTCTAAGGTCCCATGCCTTCCAAGTTGGTGGGTATGACTGGTCAGTTAGATTCTACCCACAAGGAATCAATGCTGAAAGCCAAAACCACATCTCTATTCTTGGTGAGCTTATGAGCGAAAATGCAGAAGTCAGTGCAATATTTTGCTATCGTTTGATCTCCCCAGGAGGACAATGCACAGAGTGGACTCAAACCGGAGTGTTAAACTTATCTAGTGCAGAAGGAAAATATAGGATGGGAGGGTGGGAGAAGGTCACGGGGAAAACTTTGCTTGAAGCAGAATATGTGGAATTTGACCGCTTCTTGATTGAATTTTCCATCACTGTTATGAAAGATCCACTGGTGACTTGCAGTGACTTATTATCACCCCAAGTGAAGCTGCCACCACCAGAACTGTCAACTGATTTTGCAGATCTTCTAGAGTCAAAAGAATGGGCGGACGTGACCTTCTGCGTCCAAGGTGAAGCATTTCCTGCACATAGGGTAGTGCTCGCGGCAAGGTCACAGGTGTTTAGGGCGCAGCTCTGTGGACCAATGATGGAGAAAGACGGGTCATCCGTAATCGTGGAAGATATGTTACCTGACGTTTTTAGGGCTCTCATACATTTTGTGTACACAGACTGCTTGGTGCTTCCTTTCGACGGTTTTGATGACGAGGACAGAAAAGAGATTGTACGCCACTTACTCGAGGCTGTGGATCGCTACGCAATTGAAAAGTTGAAGCTCATATGTGAGGCTACTCTTTGCAGCTGTCTTGATGTACAAACAGTGGCAACTACATATGCGCTAGCTGATCAACATCAGTGTAATGATCTCAAACAGGCTTGCCTCAAATTTATGGCATCTCCAACAATACTTGGTGAAGTAATGGCGAGCCAAGACTATGAAAACCTCAAGAGAAAGAGTTCTAGTACAGCATTGGAGATTTTAGAGAGCGTTTGTAAGCTCCCAAAGATCTAG